One region of Diabrotica undecimpunctata isolate CICGRU chromosome 6, icDiaUnde3, whole genome shotgun sequence genomic DNA includes:
- the ERR gene encoding steroid hormone receptor ERR2 isoform X4: MLVSMMTDTLDGDVSTGCVTHIKKELDGFHECSPSNSDMYSPTTTTTTVLNDNSIKSSNSEADFHEKSYDRNIRSPTSPERQYCSSTTQPHTDSGLGHIEGEIKEEDSPRRLCLVCGDVASGFHYGVASCEACKAFFKRTIQGNIEYTCPASGECEINKRRRKACQACRFRKCLRSGMLKEGVRLDRVRGGRQKYRRNPDSPYQVQVVTAQRPMLILEDIKMLEALAGCEPDCFEINKALNNSKHRTLSILSDLYDRELVGIIGWAKQIPGFTDLSLNDQMRLLQSTWAEILTLTLAFRSLSLIGMGRLQFAIDFTLDEKTSRDCGSLELYQTCWHVVERLDRLSILKEEYYLLKALVLTNSDVKLDEYQSLKKFRDSILTALSDTVGILRPTAVLNQVQQLLLCLPVLRQANFVIRRFWSDVHQRDLVPMNKLFLEMLEAYCR; the protein is encoded by the exons gTCTCTATGATGACTGACACTCTGGATGGAGACGTTTCGACAGGGTGTGTCACGCACATAAAAAAGGAATTGGATGGCTTTCATGAATGCTCTCCGTCTAATAGCGACATGTACTCCCCCACAACGACAACTACGACAGTCTTAAATGATAATAGTATTAAGTCTTCAAACAGTGAG gcCGACTTTCACGAAAAAAGTTATGACCGAAATATCAGATCTCCGACTAGTCCTGAACGGCAGTATTGTTCTTCAACGACTCAACCTCATACAGACTCAGGGTTAGGACACATAGAA ggagaaattaaagaagaggattCTCCTCGAAGATTATGTCTTGTTTGTGGAGACGTAGCTTCGGGATTCCATTATGGAGTAGCTTCTTGTGAAGCGTGCAAAGCATTTTTTAAAAGGACAATACAAG GTAATATAGAATACACATGTCCGGCTTCTGGTGAATGTGAAATTAACAAAAGAAGACGGAAAGCATGTCAAGCGTGTAGGTTTCGAAAATGTCTACGATCTGGTATGTTAAAAGAAGGCGTTCGCTTAGATAGGGTAAGAGGCGGTAGACAAAAATATCGGAGGAACCCGGACAGTCCTTATCAAGTACAAGTAGTTACTGCACAGAGGCCAATGCTTATTTTAGAAG ATATTAAAATGTTAGAGGCACTAGCGGGCTGTGAACCCGATTGTTTCGAAATCAACAAAGCACTCAATAACTCCAAACACCGCACCTTATCCATTCTCAGTGATCTGTACGATAGAGAATTAGTTGGAATCATCGGTTGGGCGAAACAGATTCCCGGCTTCACCGATTTGTCCCTCAACGATCAGATGCGACTCCTACAAAGCACGTGGGCGGAAATTTTGACGTTAACGTTGGCTTTCCGTAGTCTATCGCTGATAGGCATGGGAAGGTTGCAGTTTGCCATTGATTTCACGCTCGACGAAAAAACGTCGAGAGATTGCGGGTCCTTAGAATTATATCAAACG TGTTGGCACGTTGTAGAAAGGTTAGATAGATTATctatattaaaagaagaatattatCTCCTCAAAGCCTTGGTTCTCACAAATTCTGATGTAAAATTAGATGAATACCAGTCGCTCAAAAAATTTAGGGACTCAATTCTAACTGCTCTTTCAGATACCGTTGGAATATTAAG GCCTACAGCAGTTCTGAATCAAGTCCAACAGCTCCTTCTCTGCCTGCCTGTTTTAAGGCAGGCCAATTTCGTCATTAGAAGATTTTGGTCTGACGTCCACCAGCGAGATTTAGTACCTATGAATAAATTATTTTTGGAAATGTTAGAAGCCTATTGCCGGTAG
- the ERR gene encoding steroid hormone receptor ERR2 isoform X1, producing the protein MECWMQDVVSMMTDTLDGDVSTGCVTHIKKELDGFHECSPSNSDMYSPTTTTTTVLNDNSIKSSNSEADFHEKSYDRNIRSPTSPERQYCSSTTQPHTDSGLGHIEGEIKEEDSPRRLCLVCGDVASGFHYGVASCEACKAFFKRTIQGNIEYTCPASGECEINKRRRKACQACRFRKCLRSGMLKEGVRLDRVRGGRQKYRRNPDSPYQVQVVTAQRPMLILEDIKMLEALAGCEPDCFEINKALNNSKHRTLSILSDLYDRELVGIIGWAKQIPGFTDLSLNDQMRLLQSTWAEILTLTLAFRSLSLIGMGRLQFAIDFTLDEKTSRDCGSLELYQTCWHVVERLDRLSILKEEYYLLKALVLTNSDVKLDEYQSLKKFRDSILTALSDTVGILRPTAVLNQVQQLLLCLPVLRQANFVIRRFWSDVHQRDLVPMNKLFLEMLEAYCR; encoded by the exons gTCTCTATGATGACTGACACTCTGGATGGAGACGTTTCGACAGGGTGTGTCACGCACATAAAAAAGGAATTGGATGGCTTTCATGAATGCTCTCCGTCTAATAGCGACATGTACTCCCCCACAACGACAACTACGACAGTCTTAAATGATAATAGTATTAAGTCTTCAAACAGTGAG gcCGACTTTCACGAAAAAAGTTATGACCGAAATATCAGATCTCCGACTAGTCCTGAACGGCAGTATTGTTCTTCAACGACTCAACCTCATACAGACTCAGGGTTAGGACACATAGAA ggagaaattaaagaagaggattCTCCTCGAAGATTATGTCTTGTTTGTGGAGACGTAGCTTCGGGATTCCATTATGGAGTAGCTTCTTGTGAAGCGTGCAAAGCATTTTTTAAAAGGACAATACAAG GTAATATAGAATACACATGTCCGGCTTCTGGTGAATGTGAAATTAACAAAAGAAGACGGAAAGCATGTCAAGCGTGTAGGTTTCGAAAATGTCTACGATCTGGTATGTTAAAAGAAGGCGTTCGCTTAGATAGGGTAAGAGGCGGTAGACAAAAATATCGGAGGAACCCGGACAGTCCTTATCAAGTACAAGTAGTTACTGCACAGAGGCCAATGCTTATTTTAGAAG ATATTAAAATGTTAGAGGCACTAGCGGGCTGTGAACCCGATTGTTTCGAAATCAACAAAGCACTCAATAACTCCAAACACCGCACCTTATCCATTCTCAGTGATCTGTACGATAGAGAATTAGTTGGAATCATCGGTTGGGCGAAACAGATTCCCGGCTTCACCGATTTGTCCCTCAACGATCAGATGCGACTCCTACAAAGCACGTGGGCGGAAATTTTGACGTTAACGTTGGCTTTCCGTAGTCTATCGCTGATAGGCATGGGAAGGTTGCAGTTTGCCATTGATTTCACGCTCGACGAAAAAACGTCGAGAGATTGCGGGTCCTTAGAATTATATCAAACG TGTTGGCACGTTGTAGAAAGGTTAGATAGATTATctatattaaaagaagaatattatCTCCTCAAAGCCTTGGTTCTCACAAATTCTGATGTAAAATTAGATGAATACCAGTCGCTCAAAAAATTTAGGGACTCAATTCTAACTGCTCTTTCAGATACCGTTGGAATATTAAG GCCTACAGCAGTTCTGAATCAAGTCCAACAGCTCCTTCTCTGCCTGCCTGTTTTAAGGCAGGCCAATTTCGTCATTAGAAGATTTTGGTCTGACGTCCACCAGCGAGATTTAGTACCTATGAATAAATTATTTTTGGAAATGTTAGAAGCCTATTGCCGGTAG
- the ERR gene encoding steroid hormone receptor ERR2 isoform X2, producing MIRSGVSMMTDTLDGDVSTGCVTHIKKELDGFHECSPSNSDMYSPTTTTTTVLNDNSIKSSNSEADFHEKSYDRNIRSPTSPERQYCSSTTQPHTDSGLGHIEGEIKEEDSPRRLCLVCGDVASGFHYGVASCEACKAFFKRTIQGNIEYTCPASGECEINKRRRKACQACRFRKCLRSGMLKEGVRLDRVRGGRQKYRRNPDSPYQVQVVTAQRPMLILEDIKMLEALAGCEPDCFEINKALNNSKHRTLSILSDLYDRELVGIIGWAKQIPGFTDLSLNDQMRLLQSTWAEILTLTLAFRSLSLIGMGRLQFAIDFTLDEKTSRDCGSLELYQTCWHVVERLDRLSILKEEYYLLKALVLTNSDVKLDEYQSLKKFRDSILTALSDTVGILRPTAVLNQVQQLLLCLPVLRQANFVIRRFWSDVHQRDLVPMNKLFLEMLEAYCR from the exons gTCTCTATGATGACTGACACTCTGGATGGAGACGTTTCGACAGGGTGTGTCACGCACATAAAAAAGGAATTGGATGGCTTTCATGAATGCTCTCCGTCTAATAGCGACATGTACTCCCCCACAACGACAACTACGACAGTCTTAAATGATAATAGTATTAAGTCTTCAAACAGTGAG gcCGACTTTCACGAAAAAAGTTATGACCGAAATATCAGATCTCCGACTAGTCCTGAACGGCAGTATTGTTCTTCAACGACTCAACCTCATACAGACTCAGGGTTAGGACACATAGAA ggagaaattaaagaagaggattCTCCTCGAAGATTATGTCTTGTTTGTGGAGACGTAGCTTCGGGATTCCATTATGGAGTAGCTTCTTGTGAAGCGTGCAAAGCATTTTTTAAAAGGACAATACAAG GTAATATAGAATACACATGTCCGGCTTCTGGTGAATGTGAAATTAACAAAAGAAGACGGAAAGCATGTCAAGCGTGTAGGTTTCGAAAATGTCTACGATCTGGTATGTTAAAAGAAGGCGTTCGCTTAGATAGGGTAAGAGGCGGTAGACAAAAATATCGGAGGAACCCGGACAGTCCTTATCAAGTACAAGTAGTTACTGCACAGAGGCCAATGCTTATTTTAGAAG ATATTAAAATGTTAGAGGCACTAGCGGGCTGTGAACCCGATTGTTTCGAAATCAACAAAGCACTCAATAACTCCAAACACCGCACCTTATCCATTCTCAGTGATCTGTACGATAGAGAATTAGTTGGAATCATCGGTTGGGCGAAACAGATTCCCGGCTTCACCGATTTGTCCCTCAACGATCAGATGCGACTCCTACAAAGCACGTGGGCGGAAATTTTGACGTTAACGTTGGCTTTCCGTAGTCTATCGCTGATAGGCATGGGAAGGTTGCAGTTTGCCATTGATTTCACGCTCGACGAAAAAACGTCGAGAGATTGCGGGTCCTTAGAATTATATCAAACG TGTTGGCACGTTGTAGAAAGGTTAGATAGATTATctatattaaaagaagaatattatCTCCTCAAAGCCTTGGTTCTCACAAATTCTGATGTAAAATTAGATGAATACCAGTCGCTCAAAAAATTTAGGGACTCAATTCTAACTGCTCTTTCAGATACCGTTGGAATATTAAG GCCTACAGCAGTTCTGAATCAAGTCCAACAGCTCCTTCTCTGCCTGCCTGTTTTAAGGCAGGCCAATTTCGTCATTAGAAGATTTTGGTCTGACGTCCACCAGCGAGATTTAGTACCTATGAATAAATTATTTTTGGAAATGTTAGAAGCCTATTGCCGGTAG
- the ERR gene encoding steroid hormone receptor ERR2 isoform X5 — MVSMMTDTLDGDVSTGCVTHIKKELDGFHECSPSNSDMYSPTTTTTTVLNDNSIKSSNSEADFHEKSYDRNIRSPTSPERQYCSSTTQPHTDSGLGHIEGEIKEEDSPRRLCLVCGDVASGFHYGVASCEACKAFFKRTIQGNIEYTCPASGECEINKRRRKACQACRFRKCLRSGMLKEGVRLDRVRGGRQKYRRNPDSPYQVQVVTAQRPMLILEDIKMLEALAGCEPDCFEINKALNNSKHRTLSILSDLYDRELVGIIGWAKQIPGFTDLSLNDQMRLLQSTWAEILTLTLAFRSLSLIGMGRLQFAIDFTLDEKTSRDCGSLELYQTCWHVVERLDRLSILKEEYYLLKALVLTNSDVKLDEYQSLKKFRDSILTALSDTVGILRPTAVLNQVQQLLLCLPVLRQANFVIRRFWSDVHQRDLVPMNKLFLEMLEAYCR, encoded by the exons gTCTCTATGATGACTGACACTCTGGATGGAGACGTTTCGACAGGGTGTGTCACGCACATAAAAAAGGAATTGGATGGCTTTCATGAATGCTCTCCGTCTAATAGCGACATGTACTCCCCCACAACGACAACTACGACAGTCTTAAATGATAATAGTATTAAGTCTTCAAACAGTGAG gcCGACTTTCACGAAAAAAGTTATGACCGAAATATCAGATCTCCGACTAGTCCTGAACGGCAGTATTGTTCTTCAACGACTCAACCTCATACAGACTCAGGGTTAGGACACATAGAA ggagaaattaaagaagaggattCTCCTCGAAGATTATGTCTTGTTTGTGGAGACGTAGCTTCGGGATTCCATTATGGAGTAGCTTCTTGTGAAGCGTGCAAAGCATTTTTTAAAAGGACAATACAAG GTAATATAGAATACACATGTCCGGCTTCTGGTGAATGTGAAATTAACAAAAGAAGACGGAAAGCATGTCAAGCGTGTAGGTTTCGAAAATGTCTACGATCTGGTATGTTAAAAGAAGGCGTTCGCTTAGATAGGGTAAGAGGCGGTAGACAAAAATATCGGAGGAACCCGGACAGTCCTTATCAAGTACAAGTAGTTACTGCACAGAGGCCAATGCTTATTTTAGAAG ATATTAAAATGTTAGAGGCACTAGCGGGCTGTGAACCCGATTGTTTCGAAATCAACAAAGCACTCAATAACTCCAAACACCGCACCTTATCCATTCTCAGTGATCTGTACGATAGAGAATTAGTTGGAATCATCGGTTGGGCGAAACAGATTCCCGGCTTCACCGATTTGTCCCTCAACGATCAGATGCGACTCCTACAAAGCACGTGGGCGGAAATTTTGACGTTAACGTTGGCTTTCCGTAGTCTATCGCTGATAGGCATGGGAAGGTTGCAGTTTGCCATTGATTTCACGCTCGACGAAAAAACGTCGAGAGATTGCGGGTCCTTAGAATTATATCAAACG TGTTGGCACGTTGTAGAAAGGTTAGATAGATTATctatattaaaagaagaatattatCTCCTCAAAGCCTTGGTTCTCACAAATTCTGATGTAAAATTAGATGAATACCAGTCGCTCAAAAAATTTAGGGACTCAATTCTAACTGCTCTTTCAGATACCGTTGGAATATTAAG GCCTACAGCAGTTCTGAATCAAGTCCAACAGCTCCTTCTCTGCCTGCCTGTTTTAAGGCAGGCCAATTTCGTCATTAGAAGATTTTGGTCTGACGTCCACCAGCGAGATTTAGTACCTATGAATAAATTATTTTTGGAAATGTTAGAAGCCTATTGCCGGTAG
- the ERR gene encoding steroid hormone receptor ERR2 isoform X6, producing MMTDTLDGDVSTGCVTHIKKELDGFHECSPSNSDMYSPTTTTTTVLNDNSIKSSNSEADFHEKSYDRNIRSPTSPERQYCSSTTQPHTDSGLGHIEGEIKEEDSPRRLCLVCGDVASGFHYGVASCEACKAFFKRTIQGNIEYTCPASGECEINKRRRKACQACRFRKCLRSGMLKEGVRLDRVRGGRQKYRRNPDSPYQVQVVTAQRPMLILEDIKMLEALAGCEPDCFEINKALNNSKHRTLSILSDLYDRELVGIIGWAKQIPGFTDLSLNDQMRLLQSTWAEILTLTLAFRSLSLIGMGRLQFAIDFTLDEKTSRDCGSLELYQTCWHVVERLDRLSILKEEYYLLKALVLTNSDVKLDEYQSLKKFRDSILTALSDTVGILRPTAVLNQVQQLLLCLPVLRQANFVIRRFWSDVHQRDLVPMNKLFLEMLEAYCR from the exons ATGATGACTGACACTCTGGATGGAGACGTTTCGACAGGGTGTGTCACGCACATAAAAAAGGAATTGGATGGCTTTCATGAATGCTCTCCGTCTAATAGCGACATGTACTCCCCCACAACGACAACTACGACAGTCTTAAATGATAATAGTATTAAGTCTTCAAACAGTGAG gcCGACTTTCACGAAAAAAGTTATGACCGAAATATCAGATCTCCGACTAGTCCTGAACGGCAGTATTGTTCTTCAACGACTCAACCTCATACAGACTCAGGGTTAGGACACATAGAA ggagaaattaaagaagaggattCTCCTCGAAGATTATGTCTTGTTTGTGGAGACGTAGCTTCGGGATTCCATTATGGAGTAGCTTCTTGTGAAGCGTGCAAAGCATTTTTTAAAAGGACAATACAAG GTAATATAGAATACACATGTCCGGCTTCTGGTGAATGTGAAATTAACAAAAGAAGACGGAAAGCATGTCAAGCGTGTAGGTTTCGAAAATGTCTACGATCTGGTATGTTAAAAGAAGGCGTTCGCTTAGATAGGGTAAGAGGCGGTAGACAAAAATATCGGAGGAACCCGGACAGTCCTTATCAAGTACAAGTAGTTACTGCACAGAGGCCAATGCTTATTTTAGAAG ATATTAAAATGTTAGAGGCACTAGCGGGCTGTGAACCCGATTGTTTCGAAATCAACAAAGCACTCAATAACTCCAAACACCGCACCTTATCCATTCTCAGTGATCTGTACGATAGAGAATTAGTTGGAATCATCGGTTGGGCGAAACAGATTCCCGGCTTCACCGATTTGTCCCTCAACGATCAGATGCGACTCCTACAAAGCACGTGGGCGGAAATTTTGACGTTAACGTTGGCTTTCCGTAGTCTATCGCTGATAGGCATGGGAAGGTTGCAGTTTGCCATTGATTTCACGCTCGACGAAAAAACGTCGAGAGATTGCGGGTCCTTAGAATTATATCAAACG TGTTGGCACGTTGTAGAAAGGTTAGATAGATTATctatattaaaagaagaatattatCTCCTCAAAGCCTTGGTTCTCACAAATTCTGATGTAAAATTAGATGAATACCAGTCGCTCAAAAAATTTAGGGACTCAATTCTAACTGCTCTTTCAGATACCGTTGGAATATTAAG GCCTACAGCAGTTCTGAATCAAGTCCAACAGCTCCTTCTCTGCCTGCCTGTTTTAAGGCAGGCCAATTTCGTCATTAGAAGATTTTGGTCTGACGTCCACCAGCGAGATTTAGTACCTATGAATAAATTATTTTTGGAAATGTTAGAAGCCTATTGCCGGTAG
- the ERR gene encoding steroid hormone receptor ERR2 isoform X3 — MIWVSMMTDTLDGDVSTGCVTHIKKELDGFHECSPSNSDMYSPTTTTTTVLNDNSIKSSNSEADFHEKSYDRNIRSPTSPERQYCSSTTQPHTDSGLGHIEGEIKEEDSPRRLCLVCGDVASGFHYGVASCEACKAFFKRTIQGNIEYTCPASGECEINKRRRKACQACRFRKCLRSGMLKEGVRLDRVRGGRQKYRRNPDSPYQVQVVTAQRPMLILEDIKMLEALAGCEPDCFEINKALNNSKHRTLSILSDLYDRELVGIIGWAKQIPGFTDLSLNDQMRLLQSTWAEILTLTLAFRSLSLIGMGRLQFAIDFTLDEKTSRDCGSLELYQTCWHVVERLDRLSILKEEYYLLKALVLTNSDVKLDEYQSLKKFRDSILTALSDTVGILRPTAVLNQVQQLLLCLPVLRQANFVIRRFWSDVHQRDLVPMNKLFLEMLEAYCR; from the exons ATGATTTGG gTCTCTATGATGACTGACACTCTGGATGGAGACGTTTCGACAGGGTGTGTCACGCACATAAAAAAGGAATTGGATGGCTTTCATGAATGCTCTCCGTCTAATAGCGACATGTACTCCCCCACAACGACAACTACGACAGTCTTAAATGATAATAGTATTAAGTCTTCAAACAGTGAG gcCGACTTTCACGAAAAAAGTTATGACCGAAATATCAGATCTCCGACTAGTCCTGAACGGCAGTATTGTTCTTCAACGACTCAACCTCATACAGACTCAGGGTTAGGACACATAGAA ggagaaattaaagaagaggattCTCCTCGAAGATTATGTCTTGTTTGTGGAGACGTAGCTTCGGGATTCCATTATGGAGTAGCTTCTTGTGAAGCGTGCAAAGCATTTTTTAAAAGGACAATACAAG GTAATATAGAATACACATGTCCGGCTTCTGGTGAATGTGAAATTAACAAAAGAAGACGGAAAGCATGTCAAGCGTGTAGGTTTCGAAAATGTCTACGATCTGGTATGTTAAAAGAAGGCGTTCGCTTAGATAGGGTAAGAGGCGGTAGACAAAAATATCGGAGGAACCCGGACAGTCCTTATCAAGTACAAGTAGTTACTGCACAGAGGCCAATGCTTATTTTAGAAG ATATTAAAATGTTAGAGGCACTAGCGGGCTGTGAACCCGATTGTTTCGAAATCAACAAAGCACTCAATAACTCCAAACACCGCACCTTATCCATTCTCAGTGATCTGTACGATAGAGAATTAGTTGGAATCATCGGTTGGGCGAAACAGATTCCCGGCTTCACCGATTTGTCCCTCAACGATCAGATGCGACTCCTACAAAGCACGTGGGCGGAAATTTTGACGTTAACGTTGGCTTTCCGTAGTCTATCGCTGATAGGCATGGGAAGGTTGCAGTTTGCCATTGATTTCACGCTCGACGAAAAAACGTCGAGAGATTGCGGGTCCTTAGAATTATATCAAACG TGTTGGCACGTTGTAGAAAGGTTAGATAGATTATctatattaaaagaagaatattatCTCCTCAAAGCCTTGGTTCTCACAAATTCTGATGTAAAATTAGATGAATACCAGTCGCTCAAAAAATTTAGGGACTCAATTCTAACTGCTCTTTCAGATACCGTTGGAATATTAAG GCCTACAGCAGTTCTGAATCAAGTCCAACAGCTCCTTCTCTGCCTGCCTGTTTTAAGGCAGGCCAATTTCGTCATTAGAAGATTTTGGTCTGACGTCCACCAGCGAGATTTAGTACCTATGAATAAATTATTTTTGGAAATGTTAGAAGCCTATTGCCGGTAG